One genomic window of Ruegeria sp. THAF33 includes the following:
- the hutI gene encoding imidazolonepropionase has product MQTQTQVLTDLDAATMTAGGAPYGLVPDAAIALQDGRIAWVGPVADLPPRFADQPRARMGGRLVTPALIDCHTHVVHGGHRAAEFEMRLNGASYEEVARAGGGIISTVKATRAAGVEELVAQALPRVDAMLAEGVSVIEVKSGYGLDDKTELNMLRAARALPDHRPVRVLTSFLGAHAVPRDYEGRASDYIHQVCVPTLRAAHAEGLVDAVDAFCEGIAFQPEELIPLFDVATELGLPIKIHAEQLSNLGGAKLAAGYGALSADHIEYLDEAGVLDMAQAGTVGVILPGAFYTLRETQAPPIDLLRQHGVPMALATDCNPGSAPMTSLLLAMNMGCTLFRMTPEEALQGVTVHAARALGVADCGQISVGRRADLAVWNVEHPAELAYRIGFNPLHTRIFGGIF; this is encoded by the coding sequence ATGCAGACGCAAACGCAGGTTTTGACGGATCTTGACGCCGCAACGATGACCGCAGGCGGCGCGCCATACGGCTTGGTCCCGGATGCCGCGATCGCGTTGCAGGACGGGCGCATCGCATGGGTCGGCCCTGTTGCGGATCTTCCTCCTCGTTTCGCCGACCAGCCAAGGGCTCGAATGGGTGGGCGCCTGGTTACGCCCGCCTTGATCGATTGCCACACCCATGTGGTTCACGGTGGCCATCGCGCCGCAGAATTCGAAATGCGCCTGAACGGCGCAAGCTATGAAGAGGTCGCCCGCGCCGGGGGCGGGATCATCTCGACGGTAAAGGCCACGCGTGCAGCCGGAGTGGAGGAGTTGGTCGCACAGGCATTGCCGCGAGTTGATGCGATGCTGGCCGAAGGGGTATCGGTCATCGAAGTGAAGTCCGGTTACGGATTGGATGACAAGACTGAATTGAACATGTTGCGCGCGGCTCGGGCGTTGCCGGATCATCGTCCCGTCCGCGTTCTGACCAGCTTTTTGGGGGCTCATGCGGTGCCTCGGGACTATGAGGGCAGGGCGTCGGACTACATTCATCAGGTCTGCGTTCCCACGCTTCGCGCCGCTCATGCCGAGGGATTGGTCGATGCGGTCGATGCCTTCTGCGAAGGCATTGCCTTTCAACCCGAAGAGCTGATCCCGCTTTTTGATGTCGCGACAGAGCTTGGCCTGCCGATCAAGATCCACGCCGAACAATTGTCGAATTTGGGCGGCGCAAAACTGGCTGCCGGATACGGCGCCCTGTCGGCAGATCATATTGAGTACCTTGATGAAGCGGGTGTCCTGGATATGGCGCAGGCCGGTACCGTCGGCGTTATTCTGCCGGGGGCGTTCTACACACTGCGCGAAACACAGGCGCCACCGATTGACCTGTTGCGCCAGCACGGTGTGCCCATGGCGCTTGCCACGGATTGCAACCCCGGTTCGGCGCCGATGACCTCGTTGCTGCTTGCGATGAACATGGGCTGCACCCTGTTTCGCATGACGCCAGAAGAGGCCCTGCAAGGCGTGACGGTTCACGCGGCCCGTGCTCTCGGGGTGGCTGACTGCGGTCAGATCTCAGTCGGGCGGCGCGCTGATCTGGCGGTTTGGAATGTCGAACACCCCGCGGAATTGGCCTATCGCATCGGCTTCAACCCTCTTCATACCCGCATATTCGGAGGTATATTTTGA
- the hutH gene encoding histidine ammonia-lyase: MTTLTLTPGTVTLSQLEQVFREERAVRLDPACRPAVEEAHKRIADAAAGEAAVYGVNTGFGKLASVKIAAEDTATLQRNLILSHCCGVGPAIPRALARLMMVLKLLSLGRGASGVRPEVIILLEGMLSQGVTPVIPAQGSVGASGDLAPLSHMAAVMMGAGEAEFGGDVMPGDAALSKAGLHPIELGPKEGLALINGTQFSTAFALSGLFGAWQAAQSALVTSALTTDAIMGSTAPLQPEIHTLRGHRGQIEAGVTMRALLAGSVIRESHRDGDTRVQDPYCIRCQPQVVGAAMDVLRQAATTLEIEANAATDNPLVLSETGLIVSGGNFHAEPVGFAADMIALAVAEIGAIAQRRIALIVDPALSFDLPPFLTPNPGLNSGYMIAEVTTAALMSENKHLANPCVTDSTPTSANQEDHVSMAAHGARRLGQMVANLERILGVELLCATQGVEFRAPLPTSETLQAVMARLRAVVPALGDDRYMAPEIEAASALIASGEIARGTGIAMPELGA; encoded by the coding sequence TTGACGACCCTCACCCTAACCCCGGGTACCGTTACCCTGTCGCAACTGGAACAGGTTTTTCGCGAAGAACGCGCTGTTCGGTTGGACCCCGCTTGCCGCCCGGCCGTCGAAGAAGCGCACAAGCGCATCGCCGATGCGGCGGCGGGAGAGGCCGCCGTATATGGCGTGAACACAGGGTTCGGGAAACTGGCAAGCGTCAAAATCGCGGCCGAGGACACAGCGACCTTGCAGCGCAACCTGATCCTCAGCCATTGCTGTGGTGTGGGCCCTGCGATCCCGCGCGCCCTTGCCAGATTGATGATGGTTCTGAAATTGCTGAGCCTGGGGCGCGGGGCCTCGGGGGTTCGGCCAGAAGTGATCATCCTGCTGGAAGGGATGTTGTCACAAGGTGTGACCCCGGTGATCCCGGCGCAGGGTTCGGTCGGGGCTTCGGGTGATCTTGCGCCCTTGTCCCACATGGCTGCCGTCATGATGGGCGCTGGTGAGGCCGAGTTTGGCGGCGATGTGATGCCCGGTGACGCTGCGCTGTCCAAAGCGGGTCTGCACCCGATCGAACTGGGCCCCAAAGAAGGGCTGGCGCTGATCAATGGCACCCAGTTTTCGACGGCCTTTGCACTGTCCGGCCTGTTTGGTGCGTGGCAGGCGGCGCAAAGCGCGCTGGTTACCTCGGCGCTGACGACGGATGCGATCATGGGTTCGACCGCCCCGTTGCAACCGGAAATCCACACGTTGCGCGGGCATCGCGGACAGATCGAGGCCGGCGTGACCATGCGGGCGCTGCTGGCCGGGTCGGTCATTCGTGAAAGCCATCGGGATGGCGATACCCGGGTTCAGGACCCGTATTGTATCCGCTGCCAGCCTCAGGTGGTGGGGGCCGCGATGGATGTTCTGAGGCAGGCCGCTACAACGCTGGAAATCGAGGCCAACGCGGCGACGGACAATCCTCTGGTTCTTTCGGAAACCGGCCTGATCGTTTCGGGCGGGAATTTTCACGCCGAACCCGTTGGGTTTGCCGCAGACATGATTGCGCTTGCCGTGGCCGAGATCGGAGCAATTGCGCAACGCCGCATCGCGTTGATCGTCGATCCGGCGCTCAGCTTTGATCTGCCGCCTTTTCTGACGCCCAATCCGGGCCTGAATTCGGGCTATATGATCGCTGAGGTGACGACCGCCGCACTGATGAGCGAAAACAAGCATCTGGCCAATCCATGCGTGACGGACTCGACGCCCACATCGGCCAATCAGGAAGATCACGTTTCGATGGCGGCCCATGGCGCGCGGCGATTGGGGCAGATGGTTGCCAATCTGGAACGCATTCTGGGTGTCGAACTGCTGTGTGCCACACAAGGGGTCGAGTTCCGCGCGCCGCTGCCTACGAGCGAAACGTTGCAGGCCGTGATGGCACGGCTGCGTGCCGTGGTGCCGGCCTTGGGGGACGATCGCTATATGGCACCCGAGATCGAAGCAGCCTCGGCCCTGATTGCCAGTGGTGAGATTGCCCGTGGCACGGGCATCGCCATGCCGGAACTTGGCGCATGA
- the hutG gene encoding N-formylglutamate deformylase: MSGPVEISRGDGPIVLGLPHTGTHVPATIEAKLNARGQALADTDWHVHTLYEGLLPSATTVRAIFHRYVIDANRDPTGVSLYPGQNTTSLVPLTDFDGQGIWDIPPSEKDILERREAFHAPYHAALKAELERVKAAHGVAVLYDCHSIRSHIPFLFEGTLPDMSIGTNNGATCAPEIEAIAHEFAASSPCTAVLNGRFKGGWTTRHYGRPSEGVHAIQMELAQSTYLKAEAPPWAFDTDKADRLRRWLKDILDAIHDTALELAG, encoded by the coding sequence ATGAGCGGCCCGGTCGAGATTTCGCGCGGTGACGGTCCGATCGTGCTGGGTCTGCCGCATACCGGCACCCATGTTCCGGCCACGATCGAGGCCAAGTTGAATGCGCGGGGTCAAGCTCTAGCAGATACGGATTGGCATGTTCATACCTTGTATGAAGGACTTCTGCCCAGTGCGACCACGGTTCGGGCGATCTTCCACCGATATGTGATCGACGCCAACCGGGACCCGACGGGCGTGTCGCTTTATCCCGGCCAGAACACGACCTCTCTTGTGCCGCTGACGGATTTTGACGGCCAGGGCATTTGGGACATCCCGCCTTCGGAAAAGGATATCCTCGAACGACGGGAAGCTTTTCATGCACCGTATCATGCCGCCCTGAAGGCCGAGCTGGAACGCGTGAAGGCGGCGCATGGGGTTGCGGTGCTGTATGATTGCCACTCGATCCGCAGCCATATTCCTTTTCTGTTCGAAGGTACTCTGCCCGATATGAGCATCGGCACGAACAATGGGGCGACCTGCGCGCCGGAAATCGAAGCCATAGCGCATGAATTCGCGGCGTCCTCGCCCTGTACGGCTGTTCTGAATGGGCGGTTCAAGGGCGGATGGACAACGCGCCATTATGGGCGCCCCTCGGAAGGGGTTCACGCGATCCAGATGGAGCTGGCTCAGTCGACCTACCTGAAAGCTGAAGCGCCGCCCTGGGCTTTTGACACCGACAAAGCCGACCGCCTGCGCCGGTGGCTCAAAGACATTCTTGACGCTATCCATGACACTGCATTGGAGCTTGCCGGATGA
- the hutU gene encoding urocanate hydratase, whose amino-acid sequence MTDPRKNTRDIYPPTGPELNAKSWMTEAPMRMLMNNLHPDVAENPHELVVYGGIGRAARTWKDFDTIVASLKDLEEDETLVVQSGKPVAIVRTHADAPRVLIANSNLVPHWANWDHFNELDKKGLMMYGQMTAGSWIYIGTQGIVQGTYETFAEAGRQHYDGDLNGKWILTGGLGGMGGAQPLAAVFAGACCLAVECNPDSIDFRLRTKYLDEKAESLDEALEMIDRWTRAGEAKSVGLLGNAAEIFPEIYRRMQAGGMRPDIVTDQTSAHDPVNGYLPLGWGMAQWKDKRESDPKAVEKAARASMKQHVAAMVDFWNAGVPTLDYGNNIRQVAQDEGLENAFAFPGFVPAYIRPLFCRGIGPFRWCALSGDPEDIYKTDAKMKELFPENTHLHNWLDMAQERIAFQGLPARICWIGLGDRHKAGLAFNEMVKSGELKAPVVIGRDHLDSGSVASPNRETEAMKDGSDAVSDWPLLNALVNTASGATWVSLHHGGGVGMGFSQHAGVVICADGTDAAARRLERVLWNDPASGVWRHADAGYEDAKACAREHGLRLPGILG is encoded by the coding sequence ATGACCGATCCTCGCAAAAATACCCGTGACATCTATCCCCCGACAGGGCCCGAACTGAACGCCAAAAGCTGGATGACCGAAGCCCCGATGCGGATGCTGATGAACAATCTGCACCCTGATGTGGCCGAGAATCCGCATGAGCTGGTTGTCTATGGCGGCATCGGCCGCGCCGCGCGGACATGGAAAGATTTTGATACCATCGTTGCTAGCCTCAAGGACCTGGAGGAAGATGAAACGCTGGTGGTGCAATCCGGCAAACCGGTCGCCATCGTTCGGACGCATGCCGATGCACCTCGGGTGCTGATCGCGAACTCGAACCTCGTGCCGCATTGGGCCAACTGGGACCACTTCAACGAGCTCGATAAGAAGGGCCTGATGATGTACGGCCAGATGACGGCCGGTTCGTGGATCTATATCGGGACGCAAGGCATCGTTCAGGGCACCTACGAAACCTTCGCCGAGGCGGGACGCCAACACTATGACGGGGACCTGAACGGCAAGTGGATTCTGACTGGCGGTTTGGGCGGCATGGGTGGTGCGCAACCTCTGGCGGCGGTCTTTGCAGGGGCGTGTTGCCTGGCTGTCGAGTGCAATCCAGACAGCATCGATTTCCGCCTGCGTACCAAGTATCTCGACGAAAAGGCCGAGTCGCTGGACGAAGCGCTGGAAATGATCGACCGCTGGACCAGGGCGGGCGAGGCGAAATCGGTCGGTTTGCTGGGCAATGCGGCCGAGATTTTCCCCGAAATCTACCGGCGGATGCAGGCGGGCGGGATGCGCCCTGACATCGTGACCGACCAGACCAGCGCCCATGATCCGGTCAACGGCTATCTGCCATTGGGCTGGGGCATGGCGCAGTGGAAAGACAAGAGGGAAAGCGACCCCAAGGCCGTGGAAAAGGCAGCCCGAGCGTCGATGAAGCAACACGTGGCCGCCATGGTCGATTTCTGGAACGCGGGTGTGCCAACCCTGGACTATGGCAACAACATCCGGCAGGTGGCGCAGGACGAAGGTTTAGAAAACGCTTTTGCCTTTCCCGGTTTCGTGCCCGCCTATATCCGCCCGTTGTTCTGCCGCGGCATTGGCCCGTTCCGCTGGTGTGCGCTGTCGGGTGATCCCGAGGATATCTACAAAACTGACGCAAAGATGAAGGAACTGTTCCCCGAAAACACCCATCTGCACAACTGGCTAGACATGGCGCAGGAGCGCATCGCCTTTCAGGGCCTTCCCGCGCGCATCTGCTGGATCGGGCTGGGCGACCGCCACAAGGCTGGGCTGGCATTCAACGAGATGGTCAAATCCGGAGAACTGAAGGCGCCGGTCGTCATCGGTCGTGACCACCTCGACAGCGGCTCGGTCGCGTCGCCGAACCGTGAAACTGAGGCGATGAAGGACGGCTCGGACGCGGTGTCGGATTGGCCGCTGCTGAATGCGCTGGTCAATACCGCCTCGGGCGCGACATGGGTCTCGCTGCACCACGGAGGCGGCGTTGGCATGGGTTTCAGCCAACATGCGGGTGTCGTGATTTGTGCCGACGGAACCGATGCAGCGGCCAGACGTCTCGAACGGGTTCTGTGGAACGATCCGGCTTCTGGCGTCTGGCGTCACGCAGATGCGGGTTATGAGGATGCCAAGGCCTGCGCACGTGAACACGGGCTGCGTCTGCCGGGGATTCTGGGCTGA
- the nadA gene encoding quinolinate synthase NadA, with amino-acid sequence MLDIAQVRTVLSDVYDLAPSATLANEMKDTFARMDRVISPPDWAIYAPYVRAINALKKERNAVILGHNYMTPEIYHGVSDFVGDSLQLAIKASEVEEDVIVQAGVHFMAETSKILSPGKTVLMPDMDAGCSLAESITAEGIDEMRAKYPGAPVVSYVNTTAEVKAASDICCTSSNALQIVNAMESDTVIMTPDQYLAQNVANESHKNVVFWPGSCIVHEQYTAQDLRDFREWNPGTRLIAHPECPPDVVAEADYSGSTSGIIKYVHDEKPEKAMLITECSMASNIADELPEVDFVGPCNMCPYMKKITLEKILYALHTMDGQVEVAEDVAEKARKSVQAMIDLSRKLGI; translated from the coding sequence TTGCTCGATATTGCACAAGTCCGCACTGTTCTTTCGGACGTCTATGACCTCGCCCCATCGGCCACGTTGGCCAATGAGATGAAAGACACGTTTGCCCGTATGGATCGTGTGATCAGCCCGCCGGATTGGGCGATCTATGCGCCCTATGTGCGGGCGATCAACGCGCTCAAGAAAGAGCGTAACGCCGTGATCCTTGGGCACAATTACATGACACCGGAAATCTATCATGGTGTGTCCGATTTCGTGGGTGACAGCCTGCAACTGGCGATCAAGGCCAGCGAGGTGGAAGAGGATGTGATCGTTCAGGCCGGGGTTCATTTCATGGCCGAGACATCGAAAATTCTGAGCCCCGGGAAAACGGTTCTGATGCCCGACATGGATGCGGGCTGTTCTTTGGCAGAATCGATTACTGCCGAAGGAATCGACGAAATGCGGGCCAAATACCCCGGCGCGCCGGTTGTGTCTTACGTGAACACCACTGCCGAGGTCAAAGCGGCCTCGGATATCTGTTGCACCTCGTCGAATGCCTTGCAGATCGTGAATGCGATGGAGAGCGACACGGTCATCATGACGCCGGATCAGTATCTGGCTCAAAACGTGGCCAATGAAAGCCACAAGAACGTGGTGTTCTGGCCCGGTTCCTGCATCGTGCATGAACAATACACCGCACAGGACCTGCGCGACTTCCGGGAATGGAACCCCGGAACGCGCCTGATTGCGCACCCGGAATGCCCGCCGGATGTGGTGGCCGAGGCGGATTATTCCGGTTCGACCAGCGGGATCATCAAATATGTGCATGATGAGAAACCCGAAAAGGCGATGCTGATCACCGAATGTTCGATGGCGTCGAACATCGCGGATGAACTGCCCGAGGTCGATTTCGTAGGGCCGTGCAATATGTGCCCGTACATGAAGAAGATCACGCTGGAAAAGATCCTCTATGCGTTGCACACGATGGACGGCCAGGTCGAGGTCGCTGAAGACGTGGCAGAAAAGGCCCGCAAATCTGTTCAGGCGATGATTGATCTGTCCCGCAAGCTCGGCATCTGA
- a CDS encoding L-aspartate oxidase, which translates to MTDITTDRVVIVGAGIGALYAALKLAPRPVVVISPDPLGEGASSAWAQGGVAAAMDLADSPESHAVDTVNAGAGTVEPDVADLVTREARDYILDLTTLGTPFDRTEGGGYVLSREAAHSFARVVRVKGDQAGSEIMAALIERVRETPSVQVLEGVLAVALEVTDGRVLGVVLQDASENGSAPVTLRAPAVLLAGGGSGGLYALTTNPARIRGQVIGMAARAGALIADAEFVQFHPTAMDVGEDPAPLATEALRGEGAILINKHGERFMQAVHPDAELAPRDVVARAIFAEVQAGNRPMLDTRKALGAQINELFPAVAAYCARNGIDPVRDAIPVAPAAHYHMGGIATGTDGRATLDRLWVCGEASSTGLHGANRLASNGLLEALVFARICAQDIARSLPDTSASEPVALRFDQADIPDTSDAVSMLRTTMSRDVGVVRDRAGLCRALRRIATLEEQYGTCPSFRNMCATATLIAAAALQREESRGAHERSDFPETADGPGKRSRMYLSDALHIRAEACKEIS; encoded by the coding sequence ATGACCGACATCACCACGGATCGCGTCGTTATTGTCGGGGCCGGGATCGGCGCGCTTTATGCTGCGCTGAAACTGGCGCCGCGCCCGGTGGTGGTCATCTCGCCTGATCCTTTGGGCGAAGGTGCAAGTTCGGCATGGGCGCAGGGTGGCGTGGCGGCGGCGATGGACCTGGCCGACAGCCCGGAAAGCCACGCCGTTGACACCGTCAATGCCGGGGCAGGCACCGTCGAGCCTGACGTTGCGGATTTGGTGACGCGAGAGGCGCGGGACTATATTCTGGACCTGACCACTTTGGGCACACCATTTGATCGCACCGAGGGTGGCGGGTATGTCCTGTCCCGAGAAGCCGCGCACAGTTTTGCCCGTGTCGTGCGGGTAAAGGGCGATCAGGCCGGCAGTGAAATCATGGCCGCCCTGATCGAGCGAGTGCGCGAAACTCCGTCGGTGCAGGTGTTGGAAGGGGTCCTTGCCGTTGCGCTGGAAGTGACGGATGGGCGCGTGTTGGGCGTGGTTTTGCAGGATGCCTCGGAAAACGGATCCGCGCCTGTGACGCTTCGTGCGCCTGCCGTATTGTTGGCGGGCGGCGGTTCTGGCGGGCTTTATGCCCTGACGACCAATCCGGCCCGCATCCGGGGGCAGGTCATCGGAATGGCCGCACGGGCGGGGGCGCTGATCGCCGATGCCGAATTCGTGCAGTTCCACCCCACGGCCATGGACGTGGGCGAAGATCCGGCCCCGCTGGCGACCGAGGCCCTGCGCGGAGAAGGGGCAATACTGATAAACAAGCACGGCGAGCGTTTCATGCAGGCCGTTCACCCTGATGCCGAGCTTGCCCCGCGCGACGTCGTGGCCCGAGCGATTTTTGCCGAGGTACAGGCCGGCAACCGCCCGATGCTGGACACCCGCAAGGCTTTGGGCGCGCAAATCAACGAACTTTTCCCGGCGGTTGCCGCATATTGCGCGCGCAACGGAATCGACCCGGTCCGGGATGCGATCCCGGTCGCTCCGGCAGCGCATTACCACATGGGCGGGATTGCCACAGGCACTGATGGCCGCGCGACGCTGGATCGGTTGTGGGTGTGCGGCGAGGCGTCTTCGACCGGCCTTCACGGCGCCAACCGGCTGGCCTCGAACGGTTTGCTCGAAGCGTTGGTGTTTGCACGCATCTGTGCCCAGGACATTGCGCGTTCGTTACCGGACACTTCCGCGTCGGAACCTGTGGCCCTTCGATTTGATCAAGCTGACATCCCTGATACGTCCGATGCGGTCAGTATGTTGCGCACGACCATGTCGCGCGATGTTGGCGTTGTCCGGGACCGCGCCGGGTTATGCCGGGCATTGCGCAGGATTGCCACGCTCGAAGAGCAGTATGGCACATGCCCGTCCTTCAGAAACATGTGTGCCACAGCAACCTTGATCGCCGCAGCGGCATTGCAGCGCGAAGAAAGCCGCGGCGCGCATGAGCGATCCGACTTTCCGGAAACTGCCGATGGCCCCGGCAAACGATCCCGGATGTATCTTAGCGACGCGCTGCACATTCGCGCCGAAGCCTGCAAGGAAATATCATGA
- the nadC gene encoding carboxylating nicotinate-nucleotide diphosphorylase: MSFATLPDLILEPVIRAALMEDLGAYGDVTTRAVIPPNATYTARLNAREDAVVSGMQVATIAFRLVDPTLEVEVHVKDGQPCRRGDTLMTIKGSAASILSGERVALNFAGRLTGIATKTASFVQQTKGTNARMTCTRKTTPGLRIVEKQAVLHGGGFNHRYSLSDAILIKDNHIAAAGGVRQVLEAAKAQASHMMAVEIEVDRLDQLAEVLRIGGASVVLLDNMDDEMLREAVAMVDGRMKTEASGNVTLDRVASIAAAGVDYISSGALTHSARTVDLGLDF, translated from the coding sequence ATGAGTTTTGCGACCCTGCCCGATCTGATCCTCGAACCCGTCATCCGCGCGGCGCTGATGGAGGATCTGGGAGCATACGGTGATGTGACCACCCGCGCCGTGATCCCACCGAACGCGACCTATACGGCCCGGCTGAATGCGCGTGAGGATGCCGTCGTTTCGGGCATGCAGGTGGCGACGATTGCGTTCCGGCTGGTCGACCCGACGCTTGAGGTTGAGGTGCATGTCAAGGATGGCCAGCCTTGTCGGCGCGGCGACACGCTGATGACCATCAAAGGTTCTGCGGCCTCGATCCTGTCGGGTGAGCGGGTCGCGCTGAATTTTGCCGGTCGTCTGACCGGTATTGCCACAAAAACTGCCAGCTTTGTTCAGCAGACAAAGGGCACGAATGCCCGCATGACCTGTACCCGCAAAACCACGCCCGGACTTCGCATCGTCGAAAAACAGGCCGTGCTGCATGGCGGCGGTTTCAATCATCGCTACTCTTTGTCCGACGCGATCCTGATCAAGGACAACCACATCGCCGCCGCCGGGGGTGTGCGTCAGGTTCTTGAGGCCGCCAAAGCGCAAGCCAGCCACATGATGGCCGTCGAGATCGAAGTCGATCGACTGGACCAGCTGGCCGAAGTCCTCAGGATTGGCGGCGCGTCCGTCGTATTGCTGGACAACATGGATGACGAGATGCTGCGCGAAGCGGTTGCCATGGTGGACGGGCGGATGAAGACCGAAGCCAGCGGTAATGTGACGTTGGATCGGGTTGCATCAATTGCGGCGGCTGGGGTCGATTACATCTCGTCCGGGGCGCTGACGCATTCCGCCCGAACCGTTGATCTGGGTCTTGATTTCTGA
- the bioB gene encoding biotin synthase BioB, translating to MDLLFRAQTVHRENFDPNKIQTSKLLSIKTGGCAEDCAYCSQSARNGSTLPASKLIEVQRVLAEAKKARDGGATRFCMGAAWREPKPRDMPALIAMVEGVKAMGMETCMTLGMLDDTQVVQLRDAGLDYYNHNIDTSERYYSEVITTRTFADRIDTMNRVQEAGIKVCSGGILGMGEHTGDRIDMLLTLANMTPPPDSVPINMLMPQADTPLADAEPVDPIDFVRIIATARILMPKAYVRLSAGRSDMSDEMQAMCFFAGANSIFVGETLLTAENPEEDTDSILFAKLGLQAETAEDHKRTEAAE from the coding sequence ATGGACCTTCTGTTCCGGGCACAGACCGTGCACCGCGAGAACTTTGATCCGAACAAGATCCAGACCTCTAAGCTGCTGTCGATCAAAACCGGCGGGTGCGCCGAGGATTGCGCCTATTGCTCGCAATCGGCCCGCAACGGATCCACCCTGCCTGCATCGAAGCTGATCGAGGTTCAGCGTGTACTGGCCGAGGCCAAAAAGGCCCGCGACGGTGGCGCGACCCGGTTCTGCATGGGGGCCGCCTGGCGCGAGCCCAAGCCGCGCGATATGCCTGCCCTGATTGCCATGGTGGAAGGCGTCAAGGCGATGGGCATGGAAACCTGCATGACGCTGGGCATGCTGGATGACACCCAGGTGGTTCAACTGCGCGATGCCGGGTTGGACTATTACAACCACAATATCGACACGTCCGAACGCTATTATTCCGAAGTGATCACCACCCGTACTTTCGCGGACCGGATCGACACGATGAACCGGGTGCAGGAAGCCGGAATCAAGGTCTGCTCGGGTGGTATTCTGGGGATGGGTGAACACACTGGTGACCGTATCGATATGTTGCTGACTTTGGCCAACATGACCCCGCCGCCAGATTCGGTGCCGATCAACATGCTGATGCCACAGGCTGATACCCCGCTGGCTGATGCGGAACCTGTTGATCCAATCGACTTTGTGCGGATCATCGCAACCGCTCGCATCCTGATGCCTAAAGCCTATGTTCGGTTGTCCGCCGGGCGCAGCGACATGAGCGACGAGATGCAGGCGATGTGCTTCTTCGCCGGAGCAAATTCCATCTTTGTCGGTGAAACTCTTTTGACGGCGGAAAACCCCGAAGAAGACACCGACTCGATCCTGTTTGCAAAACTTGGCCTTCAGGCCGAAACGGCTGAAGACCATAAGCGCACGGAAGCCGCCGAATGA
- a CDS encoding 8-amino-7-oxononanoate synthase, whose protein sequence is MKAVERLESMLGALEARHRRRVLIPARGLDFASNDYLGLAGSSLLQEAAQAALARGVPVGSGGSRLLRGNHPEHEALEHEAAAFFGAEAALFMGGGFQANQAIFSTLPAAEDLVLYDELVHASAHEGMRTSRADLRAFRHNDVADARNVLTEWRSAGGSGQVWVAVESVYSMEGDLAPLEDLSCLAREAQAVLIVDEAHATGVFGANGKGLAHDLNADLLTLHTCGKGLGVSGGLICGPRAMIDTLINRARPFIFATAPSPLNAALVRAVLRELAGNDDLVTAARKRLRHAHEAARETGLPDAALNSQIIPVVLGDEVRTMAMAQALQHQGFDIRGIRPPTVPKGTSRLRVSITGNVSPEDISALFATISSHQSEAA, encoded by the coding sequence ATGAAAGCAGTCGAACGACTGGAATCCATGCTGGGTGCGCTGGAAGCCAGGCACCGCCGCCGGGTTTTGATCCCGGCGCGCGGGCTGGATTTTGCGTCCAACGACTATTTGGGCTTGGCCGGGTCAAGCCTGTTGCAAGAGGCCGCACAGGCGGCGCTGGCCCGCGGCGTGCCCGTAGGCTCGGGCGGCTCGCGGCTGCTGCGGGGAAATCACCCAGAGCATGAGGCGCTGGAACACGAAGCAGCTGCGTTCTTTGGGGCCGAGGCCGCATTGTTCATGGGGGGAGGGTTTCAGGCCAATCAGGCAATCTTTTCCACCCTTCCGGCTGCCGAGGATCTGGTTTTGTATGACGAACTGGTTCACGCCAGCGCCCATGAGGGGATGCGCACCAGCCGAGCGGACCTGCGCGCTTTTCGTCACAACGACGTCGCGGATGCGCGCAACGTTCTGACCGAATGGCGATCCGCTGGTGGGTCGGGTCAGGTGTGGGTCGCCGTTGAAAGCGTCTATTCCATGGAGGGCGATCTGGCTCCGCTGGAAGATTTGTCATGTTTGGCGCGTGAAGCCCAAGCTGTTCTGATCGTGGATGAGGCGCACGCCACCGGCGTTTTCGGGGCAAATGGCAAAGGTTTGGCGCATGATCTGAACGCTGACCTTCTGACCCTGCACACCTGCGGCAAGGGGCTTGGAGTTTCCGGCGGGCTGATCTGTGGCCCGCGGGCGATGATCGATACCCTGATCAACCGCGCACGGCCCTTTATCTTTGCAACGGCGCCGTCCCCTCTGAATGCTGCGCTGGTACGGGCTGTCCTGCGTGAATTGGCCGGGAATGACGATTTGGTCACTGCTGCACGCAAACGTCTGCGCCATGCACATGAGGCGGCCCGCGAAACAGGGTTGCCTGACGCGGCCTTGAACAGCCAGATCATTCCCGTCGTTCTTGGGGACGAGGTCCGCACGATGGCGATGGCACAGGCATTGCAACATCAGGGGTTCGACATTCGCGGCATTCGCCCGCCCACCGTTCCAAAAGGTACATCCCGTCTGCGCGTCTCGATCACCGGGAATGTCAGTCCTGAGGACATTTCGGCCCTGTTTGCAACCATCTCCAGCCATCAGTCGGAGGCCGCATGA